Proteins co-encoded in one Rattus rattus isolate New Zealand chromosome 5, Rrattus_CSIRO_v1, whole genome shotgun sequence genomic window:
- the LOC116900565 gene encoding olfactory receptor 4F3/4F16/4F29-like, whose translation MEGTNHSVVSEFMFVGLTNSWKMEILLFVFASVFYMGSMMGNSLIIFTVTSHPHLHSPMYFLLANLSFIDLGVSCVTCPKMIYDLFRKQKVISFNGCITQIFFIHVIGGVEVMLLVGMAYDRYIAICKPLHYLTIMNAKMCIFILVTSWVVGLMHSLVQFVYIVNLPFCGPNILDSFYCDIPRLLRLACVDTNQLELMVSANSGFISVGSFSILVISYIVIIVTVQKHSSSGSSKALSTLSAHISVVVLFFGPLIFVYTWPSPSTHLDKYLAIFDAVGTPFLNPVIYTLRNQDMKMAMKGVCRQLLKYGKIS comes from the coding sequence atggaaggaacaaaTCACTCTGTTGTGTCAGAATTTATGTTCGTGGGACTCACCAACTCCTGGAAGATGGAAATACTTCTCTTTGTGTTTGCTTCAGTGTTTTACATGGGTAGCATGATGGGAAACTCCCTCATCATTTTCACAGTGACTTCTCATCCTCACTTACATTCTCCCATGTACTTTCTGTTGGCCAATCTCTCCTTCATTGACTTAGGTGTTTCCTGTGTTACTTGTCCCAAGATGATTTATGACCTATTCAGAAAGCAAAAAGTCATCTCCTTTAACGGTTGCATCACTCAAATCTTTTTCATCCATGTCATTGGTGGTGTGGAGGTGATGCTGCTCGTAGGCATGGCATATGATAGATATATAGCCATTTGTAAGCCTCTCCATTATTTGACCATTATGAATGCAAAAATGTGCATTTTCATCTTAGTGACTTCCTGGGTGGTTGGCCTTATGCATTCTCTGGtacaatttgtttatatagtaaattTACCGTTCTGTGGACCAAATATTTTGGACAGCTTTTACTGTGACATTCCTCGGTTGCTCAGACTTGCTTGTGTAGATACTAACCAATTAGAATTAATGGTTTCAGCCAACAGTGGCTTCATCTCTGTAGGCTCCTTTTCCATACTGGTCATATCTTATATTGTCATAATAGTCACTGTTCAGAAACATTCCTCAAGTGGTTCCTCCAAAGCTTTGTCCACACTTTCTGCTCACATCTCTGTTGTGGTCCTGTTCTTTGGTCCTTTGATATTTGTCTATACATGGCCTTCGCCCTCCACACACTTGGATAAGTATCTGGCTATATTTGACGCAGTTGGTACTCCTTTTCTGAACCCTGTGATCTATACACTGAGGAATCAAGATATGAAGATGGCTATGAAAGGAGTGTGCAGACAGCTATTAAAATATGGGAAGATCTCCTAA